One Penicillium oxalicum strain HP7-1 chromosome III, whole genome shotgun sequence genomic region harbors:
- a CDS encoding putative Xaa-Pro aminopeptidase — MRVNPRAGPCDTSVNQADAIINAVDPYQIRLFVSGTSCDKYPAKQHARNVARKLGVSQGLIFIAGQPTSNWRDSDQARPFRQRRYFYYLSGVGESDCALTYDIGQDVLTLYVPDFDLRRAIWMGPTLSREDARDRYNLDRVMYQSSLVPELVSWLDKRASGNLLYMIHGSEAPEGLPADLPLDVDSLRPAMDAARGVKDEFEIRMIREANRVSGLAHRRILETIHKMSNESEIQGSFLNTCISNGAPNQSYDIIAASGPNAAVLHYVRNNESLEGKPLVCLDAGAEWQCYASDVTRTFPLGGEWPSRYARDIYRVVERMQEECIKRIRPGTRFLSLHNLAHEIAIIELLHLGVFRGGSLSEIRESGASKVFFPHGLGHHVGLEVHDVSESSIMALHSDFDHDQYGPILNPPGSLAPCTLSASLLEEGMVVTVEPGIYFSELALTNARKQPHAKYINFDIAKEYVHIGGVRIEDDILVTARGYENLTTAPKGEEMLAIIRQSTMQS, encoded by the coding sequence CGAAACAACATGCGCGAAATGTGGCACGTAAGCTTGGAGTGTCGCAAGGTCTCATTTTTATCGCTGGCCAGCCAACAAGCAACTGGCGCGACTCTGATCAAGCACGACCGTTTCGGCAACGACGATACTTTTACTATCTCAGTGGTGTGGGCGAATCCGACTGTGCGCTAACATACGACATTGGTCAGGATGTATTGACTCTGTACGTGCCGGACTTTGACCTGCGGCGTGCGATTTGGATGGGCCCTACCCTGTCACGGGAGGATGCACGGGATCGATACAATTTGGATCGGGTCATGTATCAATCGTCGCTGGTGCCTGAGCTGGTTTCGTGGCTCGATAAGCGAGCATCAGGCAATTTGCTTTATATGATTCATGGCTCCGAGGCGCCTGAAGGACTGCCGGCAGACTTGCCGTTGGACGTCGACTCGCTCCGCCCAGCGATGGATGCCGCTCGAGGGGTCAAAGATGAATTTGAGATCCGCATGATCCGGGAAGCAAATCGAGTGTCGGGGTTGGCACATCGCAGAATTCTTGAAACGATCCACAAGATGTCGAACGAGTCGGAGATTCAGGGGTCGTTCCTGAACACGTGCATCTCCAACGGAGCTCCAAATCAATCATACGATATCATTGCTGCGTCGGGCCCCAATGCAGCCGTTCTTCACTACGTCCGAAACAACGAGTCTCTCGAGGGTAAGCCACTAGTATGTCTCGACGCCGGTGCCGAATGGCAGTGCTACGCTAGCGACGTCACCCGAACGTTCCCTCTCGGCGGTGAATGGCCCAGCAGATACGCTCGAGACATCTATCGCGTCGTGGAGCGTATGCAAGAGGAATGTATCAAACGTATTCGTCCTGGCACGCGCTTCCTTTCCCTTCACAACCTTGCCCACGAGATTGCCATCATCGAGTTACTGCATCTCGGTGTGTTCAGGGGCGGCAGTCTGTCCGAAATTCGCGAGTCTGGTGCCTCCaaggtcttcttccctcATGGTCTGGGGCATCATGTGGGGCTTGAAGTTCACGATGTGTCCGAGTCATCCATCATGGCACTTCATTCGGACTTTGACCATGATCAGTATGGTCCTATTCTAAACCCACCGGGGAGTCTGGCCCCGTGCACTTTGTCAGCATCGCTGCTCGAAGAAGGCATGGTGGTGACTGTAGAGCCAGGTATCTATTTCTCTGAATTGGCTCTGACAAACGCACGGAAACAACCTCATGCGAAGTACATCAACTTTGACATTGCTAAGGAATATGTTCATATTGGTGGAGTTCgcattgaagatgacattCTCGTCACCGCCCGCGGTTATGAAAATCTCACGACGGCTCCGAAAGGGGAGGAAATGCTTGCCATAATTCGGCAGTCTACAATGCAATCCTGA